Proteins co-encoded in one Flavobacteriaceae bacterium MAR_2009_75 genomic window:
- a CDS encoding N-acetylmuramoyl-L-alanine amidase, with protein MARFFNFKGKSMKTLRKGSFDSSVSFLKRLLGRAGYPVAISSDFDNVTFEKVRQFQRANSLVVDGVVGKNTWEKLMRSGYDFSWGTNDYILEDDEWMNEYTEKDTIYLHHTAGLHRPDYTIGWWENDNNPGTLNRVGTSFVIGRKSLEGDDLFDGVTYRAFNEMFWAHHLGTKLSNNKQLNQKSIGIEICSLGHLKKRNVGQFYFQGNSKKIVVPESEVCQLSKPWRGHQYFQKYTDKQIKECERLILTLATIFDIPIKNLIYDSSWFDIKEEAQNGAPGIWTHCNVRTDKTDCFPQPEFIEMLNGLHTAYQNFELDYSELEAETIGTPNELNKAVLQNYTEDLELIDN; from the coding sequence ATGGCACGTTTTTTTAACTTCAAAGGTAAAAGCATGAAAACATTGCGCAAGGGCAGTTTTGATTCCTCCGTTTCATTCTTAAAAAGACTGTTGGGCCGGGCGGGATACCCTGTAGCTATTTCTTCCGATTTCGATAATGTAACCTTTGAGAAAGTACGTCAATTTCAACGCGCCAACTCCCTCGTGGTAGATGGGGTAGTGGGCAAAAATACATGGGAGAAATTAATGCGTTCGGGCTATGATTTCAGTTGGGGAACGAACGATTATATTTTGGAAGATGATGAGTGGATGAACGAGTATACCGAAAAAGATACGATTTATTTACACCATACGGCAGGGCTGCACAGACCTGATTATACCATTGGTTGGTGGGAAAATGATAATAATCCCGGAACCTTAAACAGGGTAGGCACCTCATTCGTTATCGGCAGAAAATCTTTGGAAGGTGATGATTTATTCGATGGAGTAACCTACAGAGCGTTCAACGAGATGTTCTGGGCGCACCATTTGGGCACCAAATTGAGTAACAATAAGCAGTTGAACCAAAAATCCATAGGCATTGAAATCTGCTCGCTAGGGCATTTGAAAAAAAGAAATGTCGGTCAGTTTTATTTTCAGGGTAACTCCAAGAAAATAGTTGTGCCCGAATCTGAGGTCTGTCAGCTGAGTAAGCCATGGAGAGGACATCAATATTTTCAAAAATATACCGATAAACAAATTAAGGAATGCGAACGGTTGATACTCACCTTGGCGACGATTTTTGACATCCCCATTAAAAACCTGATATACGATAGTTCTTGGTTCGATATTAAGGAGGAAGCCCAAAATGGAGCACCGGGTATATGGACGCATTGCAATGTGAGAACCGATAAAACGGACTGCTTTCCGCAGCCTGAATTCATAGAAATGTTAAACGGGCTCCATACCGCCTATCAAAATTTTGAACTGGATTATTCGGAATTGGAAGCTGAGACTATCGGAACTCCCAATGAACTGAACAAAGCTGTATTGCAAAATTATACCGAGGATCTAGAGTTGATCGATAATTAA
- a CDS encoding V8-like Glu-specific endopeptidase translates to MPCCKIVLRGPGRRAYDIEFIKHIDIAMAEVLAPEREKEIVFHRMNDEKQTIDEKEITLQSWIERDEDLTNESVCGVDQRQKVLATLQMPYMAICKLYMKAQNGLNYVGSGWLVAGDRLYTAGHCVYNKGTGGWKTSIIVIPGKCGYSEPYGRYEAIELMATRGWIDDTSPRYDMGAIKLNKPVSHNSFITPALEDPNISEICGYPADRDNGIFQYKMSDTLVKENGRFLYQADTFGGQSGSPLLRNRCIGVGIHNYGGCPNKSSDLYQEFIDGVAQW, encoded by the coding sequence ATGCCCTGTTGTAAAATTGTTTTGCGAGGCCCCGGGAGGCGGGCATACGATATCGAATTCATCAAACATATAGATATAGCTATGGCAGAAGTATTAGCACCGGAACGGGAAAAAGAAATTGTTTTTCACCGAATGAACGACGAAAAACAAACGATAGACGAGAAAGAAATCACCCTACAATCATGGATCGAGCGTGACGAAGATTTAACGAACGAATCCGTTTGCGGAGTTGACCAGCGCCAAAAAGTATTGGCAACCCTTCAAATGCCATATATGGCGATTTGCAAACTGTACATGAAGGCCCAAAACGGACTCAACTACGTGGGCTCTGGTTGGTTGGTTGCAGGTGACCGTTTATATACCGCTGGCCATTGCGTGTACAACAAGGGTACAGGCGGATGGAAAACCTCAATTATTGTTATACCTGGTAAATGTGGATATTCTGAACCTTACGGAAGATACGAGGCAATAGAATTGATGGCCACCCGAGGATGGATAGATGATACCTCCCCAAGATATGATATGGGAGCGATTAAATTGAACAAACCGGTAAGCCACAACAGCTTCATCACTCCGGCTCTGGAAGACCCCAATATTTCGGAAATCTGCGGATATCCTGCAGATCGCGATAATGGTATTTTTCAATATAAAATGTCCGATACATTGGTGAAAGAAAACGGCCGATTTCTATATCAGGCTGATACCTTCGGGGGACAAAGCGGGAGTCCGCTTTTGAGAAACAGGTGCATAGGCGTAGGCATTCACAATTATGGAGGTTGCCCGAACAAGTCATCAGACCTGTATCAAGAATTTATTGACGGGGTTGCCCAATGGTAA
- a CDS encoding dolichyl-phosphate-mannose-protein mannosyltransferase, with product MTKQTKLLILLFCIVKLALHLVADGHSGFQGDELLHIETGKHLAFGFMEFPPLIALMAFFQNLFHSDSVFIHHIFPHVASLLIMVFTAKTTLELGGKNKAVFLVLLAVLIAPSFYRSQQLFQPVIFSQLFWVSSFYQLVRFAKYLDKKSLWYLTLFCILAFLSKYDSIFFLFGLSSLLFFESTRTALIKHRFWANLIVFVLCIIPNFIWQFSNDFPLLQMMNRLYETQLNHITRTDNVFNLLVAINPIVSLVLLVPALIYLIKSRRNRVVRILIVAIVLSFALLLYKNGKAYYFFPIILTILPFGGIFWEAKIGKRKWLMYPVTTLLVLGALLIPFGMPVYSFEQYVNYVYPYEAKTIEGGTHGIKYDEYYTRDKWETTMQTLSTVYDSLPINQKRNTLIWGKHYGQAGAVNLFGPAYRLPHSFSYHGSFYSWAPEGPMPETVIALSYQVGDFFVPYFEEVILVNSIYNPYSYNEEELYQRIYICKRPKQDFTELKALFKQRIFE from the coding sequence ATGACTAAGCAAACCAAACTGCTTATTTTGCTATTTTGCATCGTAAAACTTGCCTTGCATTTGGTGGCAGATGGTCATTCCGGTTTTCAAGGTGATGAGCTCTTACATATTGAAACGGGAAAGCACTTGGCTTTCGGTTTTATGGAATTTCCTCCGTTGATTGCCTTAATGGCTTTTTTTCAAAACCTATTTCATTCCGATTCGGTATTTATACATCACATTTTTCCACATGTGGCTTCGTTGCTCATTATGGTTTTCACGGCAAAAACTACTCTTGAGCTCGGCGGAAAGAACAAAGCGGTATTTCTTGTGCTATTGGCTGTTTTAATTGCGCCTAGTTTTTATCGTTCGCAGCAACTTTTTCAACCGGTTATTTTTAGCCAGTTGTTTTGGGTCTCATCTTTCTATCAACTAGTTCGCTTTGCAAAATACCTCGATAAAAAATCTCTGTGGTACCTAACGTTATTTTGCATTTTGGCATTTTTGAGCAAGTACGATAGTATATTTTTCTTGTTCGGGCTTTCTTCATTGCTGTTTTTTGAATCGACCAGAACGGCATTGATTAAACATCGCTTCTGGGCAAACCTCATTGTATTTGTCTTGTGTATAATCCCAAATTTTATCTGGCAATTTTCGAATGATTTTCCACTGTTACAGATGATGAACCGGCTGTACGAAACCCAACTAAATCATATTACCCGAACGGATAACGTTTTTAACCTATTAGTTGCCATAAACCCAATTGTGAGTTTAGTGCTGCTCGTTCCAGCTCTTATTTATCTCATCAAGTCGAGAAGAAATCGGGTCGTGAGAATACTTATCGTGGCCATAGTATTGTCTTTTGCATTATTACTCTACAAAAATGGAAAGGCCTATTACTTCTTTCCCATTATATTGACCATTCTGCCTTTTGGCGGTATATTTTGGGAAGCGAAGATTGGCAAAAGAAAATGGCTCATGTATCCTGTTACTACACTTCTTGTTCTGGGTGCTTTGCTGATTCCGTTTGGTATGCCGGTCTATAGTTTTGAGCAATACGTAAATTACGTTTATCCATATGAAGCAAAGACCATAGAAGGCGGAACCCACGGTATCAAATACGACGAGTATTACACGAGAGACAAATGGGAAACTACTATGCAGACCTTATCAACTGTATACGATAGTTTGCCTATAAATCAGAAACGGAACACCCTAATCTGGGGAAAACATTACGGACAAGCAGGTGCCGTCAACCTTTTCGGGCCTGCCTATAGATTGCCACACTCATTTTCTTACCACGGTAGTTTTTACAGTTGGGCACCAGAAGGCCCTATGCCCGAAACCGTAATTGCACTGAGCTACCAAGTAGGCGATTTTTTCGTACCCTATTTTGAGGAAGTTATTTTGGTCAATTCTATCTACAACCCGTATTCGTATAATGAAGAAGAACTGTACCAGCGCATATATATCTGTAAGAGACCAAAGCAAGATTTCACGGAATTGAAGGCCTTGTTCAAACAGCGAATATTTGAATAA
- a CDS encoding outer membrane protein TolC, with product MMKKLVLYFFVLCYFGVQSQQTEEVVLSFNEYLGYVKKFHPIAKQAQLNIDIGQATLMGARGGFDPKVEVDYNRKEFKGTEYYDRLNATFKIPTWYGIELKGNFEQNEGSYLNPESTLPVDGLYSAGISVSVGQGLWINERMATLKQAKIFKERSAVERDLQVNAILFEASLAYFDWVHAYQDTQVYNDFLSNAEVRFEAVKKSAQVGEVAAIDTVEAKIAMQDRELNLEQAKVRFMKSALELSNFLWMGDNLPLELQANVIPETDLSGEIDKILEINGMPLDSFTMENHPKLKSLEYKVKELTLAKRLKANKLLPKIELQYNILTEQPEFISNFTSDDYKGGVAFSLPLFLRKERGDLKLAKLKLENAEFELDDAEIRIKNKIVALYRELESFQKQNILIDDVVVNYITMVSAEERKFGFGESSLFLVNSRERKLIDAELKRNAVQNKFYSAKAKLFNSIGINPKNL from the coding sequence ATGATGAAGAAATTAGTGCTTTACTTCTTCGTTCTTTGTTATTTTGGCGTACAGTCTCAACAAACCGAAGAGGTGGTTTTAAGTTTTAACGAATATCTGGGGTACGTAAAAAAGTTCCACCCAATCGCCAAACAGGCCCAATTGAATATTGATATCGGCCAAGCAACCCTAATGGGTGCGCGTGGTGGTTTTGATCCAAAGGTAGAAGTAGATTATAACCGCAAGGAATTTAAGGGCACCGAATATTACGACCGCCTGAACGCGACTTTCAAGATACCCACGTGGTACGGAATTGAACTGAAAGGTAATTTTGAGCAGAACGAAGGTTCCTATTTGAATCCAGAAAGTACCTTGCCAGTAGACGGACTCTATAGTGCCGGCATATCGGTATCGGTAGGGCAGGGACTTTGGATAAATGAGCGCATGGCCACTTTAAAGCAGGCTAAAATTTTTAAGGAACGTTCAGCCGTTGAGCGAGATTTGCAAGTGAACGCTATTCTTTTTGAGGCTTCGCTAGCGTATTTTGATTGGGTGCACGCGTATCAGGATACACAGGTATACAACGATTTTTTATCGAATGCCGAAGTCCGTTTTGAAGCGGTAAAAAAGAGTGCACAAGTGGGTGAAGTTGCAGCTATTGATACAGTGGAGGCTAAAATTGCGATGCAAGACCGAGAACTGAACTTAGAGCAAGCAAAGGTGCGTTTTATGAAAAGTGCTTTGGAGCTTTCTAATTTTCTGTGGATGGGCGATAATCTGCCGTTAGAGCTACAAGCGAACGTCATCCCTGAAACCGATTTGAGTGGTGAAATTGATAAGATTCTGGAAATCAACGGAATGCCTTTGGACAGTTTTACCATGGAAAATCACCCGAAACTGAAATCCTTGGAATATAAAGTTAAAGAGCTCACCTTAGCAAAGCGACTAAAAGCGAATAAACTCTTGCCGAAAATAGAATTACAGTATAATATTTTAACAGAACAACCGGAGTTCATCTCTAATTTCACATCCGATGATTATAAAGGCGGTGTCGCTTTTAGTCTCCCCCTTTTTCTTCGGAAAGAGCGCGGCGACCTAAAATTAGCTAAATTAAAATTGGAGAACGCCGAGTTTGAATTGGACGATGCCGAAATACGTATCAAAAATAAAATCGTAGCTCTGTACCGTGAATTGGAATCATTCCAAAAGCAAAATATTTTGATCGATGATGTGGTGGTTAATTACATAACAATGGTCTCGGCGGAAGAACGCAAATTTGGTTTTGGTGAGAGTTCTTTATTTTTGGTTAACTCAAGGGAAAGAAAATTGATAGACGCTGAGCTAAAAAGAAATGCCGTACAGAACAAATTTTATTCCGCCAAAGCGAAGTTGTTTAATTCCATTGGTATCAACCCTAAAAATTTATAA
- a CDS encoding multidrug resistance efflux pump, with product MLNISKNPLNQRIELHGFKSTEHVFHQRHYKHFNRFLLGSALFCVVLLFLPWTQSVRGTGSLTTLSPEHRPQSIQSPIPGRIEKWYVQEGDYVEKGDTILHISEVKNEYFDPKLMERTDQQIQAKNNSVASYQSKINALNNQISALASERNLKLEQVKNKFIQAKLKVKSDSIDLEAARTNLNIAERQYARTEQLQSEGLKAMTDVEEKRLKLQESQAKLISQENKLLAAKNDVLNAEMEINRVRVSYTDKISKAESDMFTAKSNQFDSEAQVSKLKNQYANYEVRTDMYYIKAPQNGYINKAVKGGIGESFKEGDRLVGIMPSEFDMAVETFVAPLDLPLVHVGEKVRIQFDGWPAIVFSGWPNASYGTFGGEIVAVETFIDVNGKYRVLVAPDTAPDAEPWPENIRVGSGATTISLLDDVPIWYELWRQINGFPPNYYQPSTPPSKTEK from the coding sequence ATGTTAAATATATCAAAAAACCCACTTAACCAAAGAATTGAACTACATGGGTTTAAATCTACCGAACATGTTTTCCATCAAAGACATTACAAACATTTTAACCGATTTTTATTAGGGTCGGCACTTTTCTGTGTTGTGCTGCTTTTTTTACCTTGGACGCAAAGTGTACGTGGAACCGGTAGTCTCACCACATTAAGTCCGGAACACAGGCCGCAGAGCATACAATCTCCCATACCCGGCCGTATAGAAAAATGGTACGTTCAGGAAGGCGATTACGTAGAAAAGGGAGATACTATTTTGCATATTTCCGAAGTGAAGAACGAATATTTTGACCCCAAGTTAATGGAGCGAACCGACCAGCAGATACAGGCGAAAAATAATTCCGTTGCGTCCTACCAGAGTAAGATTAACGCTTTGAACAACCAGATATCGGCGCTTGCCAGCGAACGAAACTTAAAGCTCGAACAGGTAAAGAACAAATTTATACAGGCGAAGCTGAAAGTAAAGAGCGATAGCATAGATTTGGAAGCGGCACGTACCAACCTGAATATTGCCGAGCGGCAATATGCGCGTACCGAGCAATTGCAGAGCGAGGGCTTAAAAGCGATGACCGATGTAGAGGAGAAACGATTGAAATTACAAGAATCCCAAGCGAAGCTGATTTCCCAAGAAAATAAACTTCTAGCCGCTAAGAACGATGTGCTAAATGCCGAAATGGAGATCAACCGGGTACGGGTCTCGTACACCGATAAAATTTCGAAGGCGGAGAGCGATATGTTTACCGCAAAGTCCAATCAGTTCGATTCCGAGGCACAGGTAAGCAAGCTTAAAAACCAATATGCCAATTATGAGGTGCGTACCGATATGTATTACATCAAGGCGCCACAGAACGGATATATCAATAAAGCCGTGAAAGGCGGCATTGGCGAGAGTTTTAAAGAAGGCGATCGTTTGGTGGGCATTATGCCTTCCGAATTCGATATGGCCGTGGAAACTTTTGTGGCCCCATTGGATTTGCCCTTGGTACATGTGGGGGAGAAAGTCCGCATTCAGTTTGACGGTTGGCCCGCCATAGTCTTTAGCGGTTGGCCCAATGCCTCCTACGGTACTTTTGGGGGTGAAATTGTTGCCGTGGAAACCTTTATTGATGTCAACGGAAAATACCGAGTTTTGGTTGCACCGGATACGGCCCCTGATGCGGAACCTTGGCCGGAGAATATTCGTGTGGGTTCGGGTGCCACTACCATTTCGCTCTTAGATGATGTGCCGATTTGGTATGAACTATGGCGACAAATCAACGGTTTTCCGCCTAACTATTATCAACCTTCAACACCGCCCTCAAAAACAGAAAAATGA
- a CDS encoding ABC-type bacteriocin/lantibiotic exporter with double-glycine peptidase domain: MAKKFITSWQRLMGLLKLDKRDVLQVFYYAIFAGLVNLSLPLGIQTIINLIQGAEISTSWVILVVLVTGGVAFAGVLQIMQIRIVENMQQKIFTRASFEFTYRFPKIRMSELRDFYPPELANRFFDTITVQKGLSKLLLDVPAALLQIIFGLLLLSFYHPFFIIYGILLILLVLLVFRFTAQKGMDTSLDESKLKYKVAHWIQEVARSQVSFKLSGRTSLAVDKNDNLVTEYLKARESHFRVLLMQFVQMIGFKVLVTAGLLLIGGLLVLNQEMNIGQFVAAEIIILLVITSVEKLIRGFETFYDLLTSLEKIGQVVDKELDEQKGEEPLNDNNNLTVELDKVSFGNLSEKYILNDISLKIVPGSRQLIMGENGSGKSTLLRLITGIIEPTEGNIYVNDFLLRGIEPNHYRSYIGQCFAEDSPFEGTILENITFGDKNIPHVDLQRVLQHIGLLQFIKEQPKGLNTIIYPQGQHIPYTISRKIVLARSIVQMPKLLLLDNPLDQFDDDESKRIIKFLTDKSNPWALVVVSQDLRWMKGCQRKITLNQGQLVSIT, from the coding sequence ATGGCTAAAAAATTTATAACCTCGTGGCAACGTCTGATGGGGTTGCTGAAACTGGATAAGAGAGATGTGCTTCAAGTCTTCTATTACGCCATATTCGCAGGCCTGGTGAACCTATCTCTTCCTTTAGGTATTCAGACTATCATAAACCTCATACAAGGTGCAGAAATTAGTACTTCATGGGTAATATTGGTGGTTTTGGTAACAGGTGGTGTTGCCTTTGCAGGTGTGCTGCAAATCATGCAAATACGTATTGTGGAGAATATGCAACAGAAAATTTTTACGCGTGCTTCATTTGAGTTTACATACCGTTTCCCGAAAATTAGAATGAGCGAGCTACGAGATTTTTATCCACCCGAATTGGCCAATCGTTTTTTTGATACGATTACCGTACAAAAGGGGCTTTCAAAACTCTTACTTGATGTACCCGCGGCCCTTTTGCAGATTATTTTTGGGCTGTTGCTGCTTTCTTTCTATCATCCATTTTTTATTATTTATGGCATACTTCTCATATTATTGGTCTTACTGGTTTTCCGTTTTACAGCGCAAAAGGGAATGGATACAAGTCTTGACGAGTCTAAGCTCAAATATAAAGTGGCTCATTGGATTCAGGAGGTGGCGCGGTCGCAAGTAAGTTTTAAACTATCAGGCAGAACAAGTCTAGCAGTGGACAAGAACGATAATTTGGTGACTGAGTACTTGAAAGCCAGAGAAAGCCACTTTAGGGTGTTGCTGATGCAATTCGTTCAAATGATTGGCTTTAAGGTATTGGTCACTGCTGGGTTACTTTTAATAGGAGGGCTACTGGTACTGAACCAAGAAATGAATATTGGTCAGTTTGTGGCTGCAGAGATTATTATCTTATTGGTAATTACCTCCGTGGAAAAATTGATACGCGGTTTTGAAACGTTTTATGATTTGCTGACCTCACTGGAAAAAATTGGCCAAGTTGTAGATAAAGAATTGGATGAACAGAAAGGGGAAGAACCCTTGAATGACAACAATAATTTAACCGTAGAGCTAGACAAGGTTTCATTTGGTAACCTCAGTGAAAAATACATTCTTAACGATATTTCGTTGAAAATAGTACCAGGTAGTCGTCAGCTTATAATGGGTGAGAACGGTTCCGGAAAATCAACTCTATTACGACTGATTACTGGAATTATTGAGCCCACCGAAGGCAATATTTATGTCAATGACTTTTTGTTGAGGGGAATCGAACCTAATCATTATAGATCTTATATAGGCCAGTGCTTTGCAGAAGATAGTCCATTTGAAGGTACAATTCTGGAGAACATCACTTTTGGCGACAAAAATATTCCCCATGTAGATTTACAGAGGGTATTGCAGCATATTGGTTTGCTCCAGTTCATAAAAGAACAGCCCAAGGGATTGAATACCATTATTTATCCGCAAGGGCAACACATACCATATACTATTTCCCGCAAAATTGTTTTGGCGCGTAGCATTGTGCAAATGCCCAAATTACTTCTATTAGACAATCCCCTAGATCAGTTTGATGACGATGAAAGTAAACGTATCATAAAATTCTTGACCGATAAGTCAAACCCATGGGCATTGGTTGTTGTAAGCCAAGATTTAAGATGGATGAAGGGATGTCAACGTAAAATTACATTGAACCAGGGGCAACTTGTTTCCATAACTTAA
- a CDS encoding TetR family transcriptional regulator: MDQLLQSVKIDIDKNLYIKNPESSSLGKRIVEESISMINDIGFESFNFKKLGLQLNSNESSIYRYFENKHKLLLYLTSWYWGWVEYKLVFATHNVQNASEKLKKALAVVTRPIKIDSDFSHIHEELLSKIVINEYSKSYSTKEVDAENKEGYFVIYKRLVTRLSVMVKEVDSNYAYPNSLASTVLEGSLHQHFLKDHFVSLTDCRENSDLTNYFSQLVFNSLNVQTNG, translated from the coding sequence ATGGATCAGTTGTTACAGTCTGTTAAAATTGATATTGACAAGAATTTATATATCAAGAACCCAGAGTCTTCCTCTTTAGGCAAACGCATAGTTGAGGAGAGTATCTCAATGATAAATGATATTGGTTTTGAGAGTTTCAATTTTAAAAAACTTGGTCTACAATTAAATAGCAATGAAAGCTCGATATACCGCTATTTTGAAAACAAGCATAAATTATTATTGTACTTAACGTCATGGTATTGGGGCTGGGTAGAGTATAAATTGGTTTTTGCTACACACAATGTTCAAAATGCCAGTGAGAAGCTCAAAAAAGCTTTAGCGGTAGTTACGCGACCTATAAAAATCGATTCTGATTTTTCTCACATTCATGAGGAACTCTTGAGTAAAATAGTAATCAACGAATATTCCAAGTCCTACTCGACCAAAGAGGTAGATGCCGAGAATAAAGAGGGCTATTTTGTAATATATAAAAGATTGGTCACCCGTTTAAGTGTAATGGTAAAAGAGGTTGATTCTAATTACGCGTACCCAAACAGTTTAGCGAGCACTGTCTTGGAAGGCTCGTTACACCAACATTTTCTAAAGGACCACTTTGTCTCGTTGACCGATTGTCGCGAGAATAGTGACCTGACCAACTACTTTTCGCAACTCGTATTTAATTCTTTAAACGTACAAACGAATGGCTAA
- a CDS encoding FAD-dependent sensor of blue light, producing MYTLTYESKAKPDLSNEDIENILETARIFNSQNGITGCLIFYMNKFIQILEGPKETVQELFENIKGDSRHKKVKMFSEDEITERNFPDWGMAYFPMSEESTGQAEFEQFKRNLLLLADLSKPTNVTSILFWKRMKFLISSPPEKV from the coding sequence ATGTACACCTTAACCTATGAATCTAAGGCGAAACCTGACCTGTCAAATGAAGACATCGAGAACATTCTAGAAACCGCAAGAATCTTCAACTCCCAAAACGGAATCACCGGTTGCCTTATTTTTTATATGAATAAATTCATACAGATTCTAGAAGGCCCGAAAGAAACGGTCCAAGAGCTTTTTGAGAATATCAAAGGAGATAGTCGACACAAGAAAGTAAAAATGTTTTCTGAAGATGAAATTACCGAACGAAATTTTCCTGATTGGGGCATGGCGTATTTTCCTATGAGTGAAGAATCCACAGGCCAGGCAGAATTTGAACAATTTAAAAGAAATCTTTTATTATTGGCCGACCTTTCTAAACCCACAAATGTGACTTCCATCCTTTTTTGGAAACGTATGAAGTTTTTGATTTCATCACCTCCAGAAAAAGTGTAA
- a CDS encoding L-rhamnose mutarotase → MIKKITVVLVLMVMVGGLEIGFAQDASQEYGYEQAPQPKAVKRYCQTLQLKDDADLIAEYEKWHQSQNIWKEITDGLKEVGVIDSEIYRHGTLLVMILTVPTDFDFQGQMGKLAQLPRQSEWEEFMSKYQASDPNAASSEKWLQMKRIFKLASE, encoded by the coding sequence ATGATTAAGAAAATAACTGTAGTACTTGTCTTGATGGTAATGGTGGGCGGGTTAGAAATAGGCTTTGCCCAAGATGCTTCTCAAGAATATGGCTACGAACAAGCCCCACAGCCTAAGGCTGTTAAAAGATACTGTCAAACCCTACAGCTTAAAGATGACGCCGATTTGATTGCGGAGTATGAGAAATGGCATCAATCTCAAAATATTTGGAAAGAAATTACCGATGGGTTGAAGGAAGTGGGAGTAATCGATTCTGAGATTTACAGGCATGGTACACTTTTGGTCATGATTTTAACGGTACCTACCGACTTTGATTTTCAAGGTCAAATGGGAAAATTAGCCCAATTGCCCCGACAATCGGAATGGGAAGAATTTATGAGCAAATATCAGGCTTCAGACCCGAATGCGGCATCTAGTGAGAAATGGTTGCAGATGAAGCGAATTTTTAAGTTAGCAAGTGAATGA